The Terriglobales bacterium genome segment CCCGGGCCTCCGCCGCGTACTCCGAGGCCCGCGCCAGGGCGAAATCCAGCGACCCGTAGCGGTTGAGGATCTTGAGGATGTCCTGGTGCCCCACGCCGTTGAAGGCGCGCTCGCGCAGCACGGTCTCGATCTGCTTGCGCTCCGCCGGAGTGCAGCGCTCCAGCGCGTGGATCACGGCCAGCGTCGCCTTGCCCTCGCGCAGGTCGCTGGCCACCGGCTTGCCCAGTACCTCTTCCGATGCCGTCAGGTCGAGCACGTCGTCCACGATCTGGAACGCCATGCCCACGTCGCGCCCGTACTTCGCCAGCTTCTCTTCCTGCTCTTCCGGGGCTTTGCCCAGGATCGCGCCCAACCGCATGCAGGTGGAGAACAGGCACGCGGTCTTGCGGAAGATCAAATCGAAGTGCTCTTCCTGGCTGATGGACTTCCCCAGCTTCTCCATCTGCAACAGCTCGCCCTCGACCATCTGCTGGGTCAGGTCGATCAGGGCGTCGAGCACCCGGAAGTTGCGCTCCTGCACCGCGATCTTGAACGCCTGCATGTAGAGCCAGTCGCCGGCCAGCACGCACTTGGAATTGCCCCACTGGGTATTGGCCGACGGGCGCCCGCGCCGGGTCTGCGCCTCGTCGATGATGTCGTCGTGCACCAGCGTGGCCGTGTGGATGATCTCGACCACCGCTCCCAGCCGGATCACGCTGCGATCGTTGCA includes the following:
- a CDS encoding polyprenyl synthetase family protein; the protein is MATPSTTSAVAKEVFDLLRDDLAAMEREFGRDTVSSVAAITDIGEHLRGGGGKRIRPALLLLSSKLFQCNDRSVIRLGAVVEIIHTATLVHDDIIDEAQTRRGRPSANTQWGNSKCVLAGDWLYMQAFKIAVQERNFRVLDALIDLTQQMVEGELLQMEKLGKSISQEEHFDLIFRKTACLFSTCMRLGAILGKAPEEQEEKLAKYGRDVGMAFQIVDDVLDLTASEEVLGKPVASDLREGKATLAVIHALERCTPAERKQIETVLRERAFNGVGHQDILKILNRYGSLDFALARASEYAAEARELIREFPDSEIKRALLWVPDFVVSREK